A stretch of Oncorhynchus kisutch isolate 150728-3 unplaced genomic scaffold, Okis_V2 scaffold1568, whole genome shotgun sequence DNA encodes these proteins:
- the LOC116366741 gene encoding neuron navigator 3-like, with translation MTENLDACLSFLDARGVNVQGLSSEEIRNGNLKTILGLFFILSRYKQQQQQQQQYYQSLVELTHQTTGAAPASPLKTQPEMQSR, from the exons ATG ACTGAGAATTTGGACGCCTGCCTCAGTTTCCTGGATGCAAGAGGAGTGAATGTACAAGGGCTCTCCTCAGAAG AGATCCGGAATGGGAATCTAAAGACCATCCTGGGACTGTTCTTCATCCTGTCTCGCTacaaacagcagcagcaacagcagcagcagtactaCCAGTCCCTGGTAGAGCTTACACACCAGACCACCGGGGCGGCGCCGGCCAGCCCCCTCAAAACGCAACCAGAGATGCAGTCCAGGTAG